From the Paenibacillus sp. MMS20-IR301 genome, the window AGCTCGCCTTCGCTCGTCTCGCGCTGTATTGTCTGGACTACACTGGCGTCCTTCCTGTGCCTGCCTGTGCTGATTGCCGCCCTGGGCAGCTAGTCCCGGCCCTAGATACAGTGAAGAAGCCCCCGCCTTCTTAACATGAAGGCGGGGGCTTCTTTCGTGCGGATCAGTCAGCTCTGTCAGCTCCGCCGGCATACCTTAGAAATCGAAGTTGTCCGGGTCAGGGCCGGTCCGCTGGTCGCGGTTAAGGCTATCGATGCGCTCCATATCCGCGCGGCTCAGCTCGAAATCGTACAGGGAGGCATTCTCGATAATCCGCTGCTCTTTGGTTGATTTCGGAATGGTGACAATGCCATGCTGCAGATCCCAGCGCAGAATGATCTGGGCTACCGATTTGCCGTGGCTGGCAGCAATCTCCTTCAGCACCGGCTGATCCAGCAGCTGGCCCTGCATCAGCGGTGCCCAGGCTTCAATCTGGATGCCGCGGGACTTCGCGAAGCTGCGCAGCGGCTGCTGGGAGAGATAAGGATGCAGCTCCACCTGATTCACCATCGGCAGGACTTCCGCATCCAGCATAAGCTCCTCCAGATGATGAATCTGGAAATTGCTTACGCCGATTGCCTTGACGCGGCCGGCTTTGTAGAGCGCTTCAAGCGCACGCCAGGCCTCTTTATATTTGCCCTGCACAGGCCAGTGAATAAGGTACAGGTCCAAATATTCCAGACCCAGCTTCTCCAGGCTGGCCTCATAAGCAGCCAGGGTCTCCTCATAACCGAGGTCGGCATTCCACACCTTGGATGTAATGAACAGCTCTTCGCGGGCGAGCGCGTTCTCAGCCAGTGCTTCCTTTACCGCTTGCCCGACACCGCGCTCGTTGGCGTAGACAGCTGCCGTATCAATGCTGCGGTAGCCGTAGCGGATTGCAGCTTTCACCGCCTGCACCAGACCTTCGCCATCCTCCACCTGAAATACACCGAGTCCCAGCCGCGGGATGCGCACGCCGCCCTGCAGTGTTACAGTATCCT encodes:
- a CDS encoding aldo/keto reductase produces the protein MTQHLQDTVTLQGGVRIPRLGLGVFQVEDGEGLVQAVKAAIRYGYRSIDTAAVYANERGVGQAVKEALAENALAREELFITSKVWNADLGYEETLAAYEASLEKLGLEYLDLYLIHWPVQGKYKEAWRALEALYKAGRVKAIGVSNFQIHHLEELMLDAEVLPMVNQVELHPYLSQQPLRSFAKSRGIQIEAWAPLMQGQLLDQPVLKEIAASHGKSVAQIILRWDLQHGIVTIPKSTKEQRIIENASLYDFELSRADMERIDSLNRDQRTGPDPDNFDF